A single genomic interval of Aureliella helgolandensis harbors:
- a CDS encoding exo-alpha-sialidase — MTPSARWIFLAILVVIGSRQILATFRGVAEEMQPAMLPSTQGELQPHLTLVSETRPLPSAPQPVLLWDNTRQLPQAAEIPALKDVHFHVIKKWDQPADGYTFLHGVGLGWHHGQLYASFGHNQGAENTVGEEAQYRVSADQGRSWGELRTIDAGLEPNLAVSHGVFHSHDGTLWAFHGSYYNMMEDIHTRAYTLDEETGEWNQHGIVIEHGFWPMNQPIRMDDGNWIMPGISAGPYSSNHVFNAAIAISHGNDFTAWDYVAIPPAKEFSSMWGESAIWVDGPHVYNIARYGDAATALLATSQDFGRTWTPSQISNLPMATSKPAAGVLSTGQRYLICTTAKNNGGKRAPLTIAVSRPGENRFCQVYTIRNSQLPGQPGESADQLSLAYPCAIEHDGQLFVGYSNNGGRRANLNSAEMAIIPIASLEIQE; from the coding sequence TTGACTCCCTCTGCACGCTGGATTTTCCTGGCAATTCTTGTTGTTATCGGCAGCAGACAGATCTTGGCAACGTTCCGGGGGGTGGCTGAAGAAATGCAGCCAGCCATGCTTCCATCCACGCAAGGGGAACTTCAGCCGCACCTCACACTTGTGAGCGAAACTCGCCCCCTTCCAAGTGCCCCACAGCCGGTATTGCTGTGGGATAACACGAGACAACTCCCGCAAGCTGCCGAGATCCCAGCGTTGAAGGACGTCCATTTCCACGTCATCAAGAAATGGGACCAACCCGCTGACGGCTATACTTTCTTGCACGGCGTCGGCCTGGGTTGGCACCACGGGCAACTCTATGCGTCGTTTGGACACAACCAAGGAGCGGAGAACACCGTCGGTGAGGAAGCTCAATATCGTGTCAGCGCTGACCAGGGACGGTCATGGGGTGAGCTACGCACCATCGATGCTGGCCTCGAACCAAACTTAGCTGTCAGCCATGGAGTTTTCCATTCTCACGACGGTACGCTGTGGGCCTTTCACGGTTCGTATTACAACATGATGGAAGACATCCACACGCGCGCCTATACCCTCGACGAAGAAACGGGGGAGTGGAACCAACATGGCATCGTCATTGAACATGGATTCTGGCCGATGAACCAACCGATAAGAATGGATGATGGCAACTGGATCATGCCAGGCATTTCGGCAGGCCCCTATTCCAGCAACCACGTATTCAATGCGGCGATAGCGATCAGCCATGGAAATGATTTCACAGCCTGGGACTACGTAGCGATCCCTCCCGCAAAAGAGTTTAGTAGCATGTGGGGCGAGAGTGCAATTTGGGTTGACGGCCCACACGTCTACAACATTGCTCGCTATGGCGACGCCGCCACAGCGCTCTTAGCAACCAGTCAGGATTTTGGCCGCACCTGGACTCCCTCCCAAATCAGCAACCTTCCAATGGCGACCTCCAAGCCTGCGGCAGGTGTGCTGAGCACCGGGCAGCGATACTTGATCTGTACCACGGCCAAGAACAACGGTGGCAAGCGCGCACCTCTGACGATTGCGGTCTCTCGACCCGGTGAGAATCGGTTCTGCCAAGTCTACACCATTCGCAACTCCCAACTCCCGGGCCAACCCGGCGAATCGGCCGACCAACTCAGTCTAGCTTACCCCTGCGCGATAGAGCACGACGGGCAACTGTTCGTCGGATACTCCAACAACGGCGGAAGACGGGCCAATCTCAATAGCGCTGAGATGGCCATCATTCCCATTGCTTCGCTTGAAATTCAAGAGTAA
- a CDS encoding DUF1592 domain-containing protein: MNLLRATLFLCLLVPHVLLAAPSFEDDVLPYLAEHCLRCHGAEKQESEFRIDTLSREVGLENSPQWAEIIGRISSGEMPPQELDELPTAAESLAIVEWIAARIEEGEAVRMSRRGNVSYNRLTREEYVNTVRDLIGVHFDATDPGGFLEDPEWRGFQRLGSVLTLSASNIEKYLAAAEVVLAEAYPEKIPEFLEVSKRPLVESQIPETHRERLRELHLLDKVRFEMWPGDIFRYSVEVPLPEAGIYEICYTLSGLKPKNGPAPRLFVYEKSLDRVLFEQDIIAPEEAPIEVTFRAHLPKGRPSIDVINEVPGPSNNPRSGRHGNRPFISTQDGRMPWQMKLTDEQGQPRYPFLIIDTISIRGPMITEEEQRRRDEYMPGQPTGQAGESMDEVRESLSRMAQRAFRRPVTEPELNRFAGLVEAELMAGEKFQEAVKAGMIAILCSKSFLFITEGDQGAYRENLNDWELASRLSYLLWSTMPDDELFTLAEEGKLRNKAELQRQFQRLLADPKAQRFCESFPTQWLRLGDVGKFSPDKELYPVYDLSLEASMVGETMAFFTEVLESGLTLREFLHSDWSMINSRLAQFYDLPDVGSSNFQRVALDPESRRGGILTHASILSLTSDGTRHRPVHRGKWVSEAIFGKTPPPPPANVEPIAPTPVDSPKATLRMKLEAHASAPQCASCHAKIDPLGLAFENYDAIGRWRTEEVVTGTGENPLVDASGRLADGRSYQTPEQFKQLLLADIDAFNLAFIEKLATFGLRRSVSFEDREDLEAIAKESREQDYRLRDLLEAFVLSDLFQKR, encoded by the coding sequence ATGAATCTCCTTAGAGCCACACTATTTCTGTGCCTACTCGTGCCTCACGTCCTGTTGGCAGCGCCGAGTTTTGAAGATGATGTTCTTCCCTATCTAGCCGAGCATTGCCTACGTTGCCACGGGGCCGAAAAGCAGGAGTCTGAGTTCCGCATTGACACTCTTTCACGCGAGGTGGGGCTGGAGAATTCTCCTCAGTGGGCTGAGATTATCGGCCGCATTAGTTCGGGCGAAATGCCTCCACAAGAGCTGGATGAATTGCCTACCGCCGCGGAGAGCTTGGCGATTGTGGAATGGATAGCTGCCAGGATTGAAGAGGGGGAGGCGGTGCGCATGTCGCGGCGTGGAAATGTCTCCTACAACCGCCTGACTCGCGAAGAGTACGTCAACACGGTTCGCGATCTGATCGGGGTGCATTTCGACGCAACGGATCCTGGCGGGTTTCTTGAGGACCCGGAGTGGCGTGGTTTTCAGCGGCTTGGTTCCGTGCTGACACTGTCGGCTTCCAATATTGAGAAATATCTGGCAGCAGCGGAAGTGGTTCTCGCTGAAGCATACCCTGAGAAGATTCCCGAGTTTCTTGAAGTGTCGAAACGGCCTCTGGTAGAGAGTCAGATCCCCGAGACGCACCGAGAACGACTCCGAGAGCTCCATTTGCTCGACAAAGTCCGATTTGAGATGTGGCCGGGGGATATTTTTAGGTACTCGGTGGAAGTGCCGCTGCCGGAAGCGGGGATCTACGAAATTTGTTACACGCTAAGCGGGCTCAAACCCAAGAACGGGCCTGCCCCAAGATTATTTGTGTACGAAAAATCCTTGGACCGAGTCTTGTTTGAACAGGACATCATTGCGCCCGAAGAAGCTCCCATCGAAGTCACTTTTCGCGCTCACCTGCCCAAGGGTAGACCGAGTATCGATGTGATCAATGAAGTGCCAGGACCGTCCAACAATCCTCGATCGGGACGCCACGGAAATCGGCCGTTTATCAGTACGCAAGATGGTCGCATGCCGTGGCAAATGAAATTGACGGACGAGCAAGGTCAACCACGCTATCCCTTTCTGATCATTGATACCATCTCGATTCGTGGGCCGATGATAACGGAAGAGGAGCAGCGGCGGCGTGACGAGTACATGCCAGGCCAACCGACTGGGCAGGCAGGCGAGAGCATGGACGAGGTGCGCGAGTCTCTAAGCCGGATGGCCCAACGCGCATTCCGACGTCCAGTAACGGAGCCCGAGCTGAACCGTTTTGCCGGCCTAGTTGAGGCCGAACTCATGGCCGGCGAGAAGTTCCAGGAAGCAGTCAAAGCGGGCATGATTGCGATTCTGTGTTCGAAAAGTTTTCTGTTCATTACCGAAGGGGATCAAGGGGCGTATCGGGAAAACTTGAATGACTGGGAGTTGGCCTCCCGACTGTCGTATTTACTCTGGAGCACGATGCCTGACGACGAGCTATTCACGCTCGCAGAGGAGGGCAAGTTGCGAAACAAAGCAGAGTTGCAGCGTCAGTTTCAACGCTTGCTCGCCGATCCCAAGGCTCAACGTTTTTGCGAATCTTTTCCTACGCAATGGCTTAGGCTTGGAGACGTTGGCAAGTTTTCTCCCGACAAGGAGCTGTACCCCGTCTATGACTTGTCGCTAGAGGCGAGCATGGTCGGTGAGACCATGGCCTTTTTTACCGAAGTCCTGGAGAGTGGTCTTACGCTCCGAGAGTTCCTACATTCCGACTGGTCAATGATCAATTCACGCCTAGCGCAGTTCTACGATCTGCCCGACGTCGGTAGTAGTAATTTTCAACGAGTTGCACTAGATCCTGAAAGTCGACGTGGTGGGATCTTGACACATGCATCCATTTTATCGCTCACCTCCGATGGTACGCGTCATCGTCCAGTGCATCGAGGGAAATGGGTCTCAGAAGCCATTTTCGGTAAAACCCCGCCCCCTCCGCCTGCCAATGTGGAGCCGATTGCGCCGACTCCTGTGGATTCGCCCAAAGCGACGCTGCGAATGAAGCTGGAGGCGCATGCGAGTGCCCCGCAGTGTGCGTCCTGTCATGCCAAGATTGATCCTCTCGGACTGGCTTTCGAAAATTATGATGCCATTGGACGTTGGCGCACTGAAGAGGTCGTCACGGGCACAGGGGAGAATCCCCTGGTGGATGCGAGTGGTCGACTGGCGGATGGTCGAAGCTACCAAACCCCCGAACAGTTCAAGCAACTATTGCTGGCTGATATCGATGCGTTCAACCTCGCATTTATTGAGAAGCTTGCAACCTTTGGATTACGTCGTAGCGTGTCGTTTGAGGATCGAGAGGATCTCGAAGCCATTGCGAAGGAGAGTCGTGAGCAGGACTACCGGTTGCGCGACCTCCTCGAAGCCTTCGTGTTGTCCGATTTATTTCAGAAGCGATAG
- a CDS encoding LamG-like jellyroll fold domain-containing protein — MSLTPPSNVGYLIDRYLDGQITAQEMDRLNNVLRSNASARREFAKHLDLDSSLAEFAASQSGEEAAVRDIVELNAMAFKRTTIGRILLSAAAVLALLVGSWWWYVKLTPFATVARSVATPGLADGVQVRHEPHQIKTGMVELITVRGARLVIEAPAEFFFESSQRLNMRSGRLTADVPPQAKGFTVITPAGKAIDLGTRFAIDISSETQSEVHVFEGEVVAQSTGSSRKQLLTAFTAVRLGGELKSTACDVRYGAFVGDREISAMAEAFRLGQRERAQVAKTLLQQDPAMLAWLDFGVGEEASPLQVGSQVIGARRVQGRFPGTSAIDFVNSEDCVKLDLDSRIPAFTLMAWVRLNQLEGRQNSLYSTDEWGELGQVHWMIGDVGRLRFAIKGSEPNANGDSNVWLESQPRMDSELQRWVHLAIAYDSNAGKAVQYLNGQAIVVAPMPKKLLAALGPAQVGNWKPKEGFRHLPRRRLSGRLDEFAAFARALSATEIADYFEASTPYK, encoded by the coding sequence ATGTCATTGACACCTCCCAGCAACGTTGGATATTTAATCGATCGATATCTCGATGGTCAGATTACTGCGCAAGAGATGGACCGGCTGAACAACGTCTTGCGGAGCAATGCGTCTGCGCGGCGAGAATTTGCCAAGCACTTGGATCTGGATTCCTCGTTGGCCGAATTTGCAGCCAGTCAGTCAGGCGAGGAGGCAGCGGTTAGAGACATTGTTGAACTCAACGCAATGGCGTTCAAGAGAACCACGATTGGCCGCATCCTGCTGTCCGCTGCTGCGGTGCTTGCACTACTGGTAGGAAGTTGGTGGTGGTACGTCAAGTTGACCCCTTTTGCCACGGTCGCCCGCTCCGTGGCGACTCCAGGTTTGGCCGATGGGGTACAGGTTCGCCATGAGCCGCATCAGATTAAAACAGGCATGGTTGAACTTATCACCGTCCGTGGCGCACGGTTGGTGATCGAAGCACCAGCGGAGTTCTTTTTTGAATCTTCTCAGAGACTGAATATGCGGTCGGGACGTTTGACTGCAGACGTTCCCCCGCAAGCAAAAGGCTTTACGGTGATAACACCGGCCGGAAAAGCAATCGATCTGGGGACTCGATTTGCAATCGATATTTCTAGTGAGACTCAATCCGAAGTGCATGTGTTTGAAGGGGAGGTCGTTGCGCAGTCCACGGGCAGCTCACGCAAGCAACTCTTGACGGCCTTCACCGCAGTGCGTTTGGGAGGCGAATTAAAGTCGACAGCCTGCGATGTGCGCTACGGAGCTTTTGTAGGTGATCGGGAAATCTCCGCCATGGCCGAGGCATTCCGCTTGGGGCAGCGCGAGCGGGCGCAAGTGGCTAAGACTCTGCTACAGCAAGATCCAGCAATGCTGGCCTGGCTCGATTTTGGAGTCGGGGAAGAGGCGAGTCCTCTGCAAGTCGGCTCGCAGGTAATTGGGGCGCGGCGGGTCCAAGGAAGATTTCCTGGAACGAGTGCCATCGATTTTGTGAACTCCGAAGACTGCGTCAAGCTCGATTTGGATTCCCGCATCCCCGCTTTTACACTGATGGCTTGGGTGCGTCTCAATCAGCTCGAAGGTCGGCAGAATTCACTGTACTCGACCGATGAGTGGGGCGAGCTTGGACAGGTTCATTGGATGATCGGTGATGTTGGAAGACTGCGTTTCGCCATCAAAGGCAGCGAGCCGAATGCCAATGGAGATAGCAATGTTTGGCTAGAGTCCCAGCCTCGCATGGACTCTGAGCTTCAGCGTTGGGTGCATCTGGCGATTGCCTACGACTCGAATGCCGGCAAAGCCGTTCAGTATCTTAACGGCCAGGCTATTGTGGTAGCACCGATGCCTAAAAAACTCCTTGCTGCTCTGGGACCTGCTCAAGTTGGCAATTGGAAGCCCAAGGAGGGATTTAGGCATTTGCCCAGAAGGCGTCTAAGTGGTCGCTTGGATGAGTTCGCTGCCTTTGCTCGAGCGCTGAGTGCCACCGAGATTGCCGACTACTTCGAAGCCAGCACTCCCTACAAGTGA
- a CDS encoding DUF1559 domain-containing protein, with the protein MGVRKRGFTLVELLVVIAIIGILVGLLLPAVQAAREAARRLQCTNHLKQFGLALHNYADTYKKFPHGSGGPGHATNRLNAMVGLLPFVEESNLFNLINSPQTFGATEFPAGGTSPWNQNYDLWGSQFQVKGMNCPSDAPVGDPRGGRWGGGAAATTSYSFCHGDHVTGVQNQGSYKGRGMFGTRSYASFGQLSDGTSNTMAISERCFPKGDRSVFGHTVEGLVGLEDNPALCLAQINRATREYLPSANVSGYRTGGTRAYDGMPIYTGFNAILPPNSPSCLVGNINTRGVMTAQSWHTGGVNCVFGDGSVRFISETIDAGNAGAPEQLSGPSPYGVWGALGTINGGEVANEF; encoded by the coding sequence ATGGGCGTGCGAAAACGTGGATTCACCTTGGTGGAGTTATTGGTTGTCATTGCCATTATTGGCATCTTGGTTGGCTTGTTGTTGCCAGCGGTGCAGGCGGCTCGCGAAGCGGCCCGGCGTCTGCAATGTACCAACCACCTTAAGCAGTTTGGGTTAGCGTTGCACAACTACGCAGATACCTACAAGAAGTTCCCGCATGGCTCCGGAGGGCCGGGGCACGCAACCAATCGTCTGAATGCAATGGTGGGGCTATTGCCGTTTGTAGAGGAGAGCAACCTCTTCAATCTGATCAACTCACCGCAAACATTTGGGGCGACCGAGTTTCCCGCCGGTGGTACGAGTCCATGGAATCAGAACTACGATCTCTGGGGATCCCAGTTTCAGGTGAAGGGGATGAATTGCCCGTCAGATGCTCCGGTGGGGGATCCACGTGGTGGTAGATGGGGAGGTGGGGCGGCAGCCACTACTAGCTATTCGTTTTGTCATGGCGACCACGTCACTGGGGTTCAGAATCAAGGCAGCTACAAGGGGCGGGGGATGTTTGGAACGCGGAGCTATGCCTCGTTTGGGCAGCTCAGCGATGGTACCAGCAACACCATGGCCATTTCGGAGCGTTGTTTTCCTAAGGGAGACCGCAGTGTGTTTGGGCATACCGTAGAGGGGTTGGTTGGCTTGGAGGATAATCCCGCGCTGTGCCTAGCGCAGATCAACCGAGCGACTCGAGAGTACCTGCCTTCGGCAAACGTTTCGGGGTATCGCACGGGTGGGACTCGCGCCTACGACGGGATGCCCATCTATACTGGGTTCAATGCGATTCTTCCACCCAATAGCCCATCCTGCTTGGTCGGCAATATCAATACGAGGGGGGTTATGACGGCCCAGAGTTGGCATACAGGTGGAGTGAATTGTGTATTCGGTGATGGCTCGGTGCGTTTCATCAGCGAAACTATCGATGCGGGAAATGCGGGAGCTCCAGAGCAGTTGTCGGGGCCAAGTCCCTATGGCGTTTGGGGGGCTCTAGGAACGATCAACGGTGGCGAGGTGGCGAACGAGTTTTAG
- the hisA gene encoding 1-(5-phosphoribosyl)-5-[(5-phosphoribosylamino)methylideneamino]imidazole-4-carboxamide isomerase: MEIWPAIDLRGGKCVRLQQGDYARETVFGEDPVAMAMQWKAAGTKYLHLVDLDGAKDGSQVNGEAIRRIVAETGLICQVGGGVRSEETIARLLDLGLQRVIVGTRALRDPEWFAAMAEKYPRRLVLGIDARDGMVATDGWLETSSTTATSLAQKIAGMTQQVAAIVYTDIARDGMLSGPNFEQLAEMQLATDIPIVASGGVTTLEDIAKLQEQRTPAAIVGRAIYEGQLDLAEVLARCPQV; the protein is encoded by the coding sequence ATGGAAATTTGGCCAGCAATCGATCTACGTGGTGGGAAGTGCGTGCGACTCCAGCAGGGCGACTACGCGCGGGAGACTGTCTTTGGAGAGGATCCCGTTGCGATGGCTATGCAATGGAAGGCGGCAGGCACGAAGTACCTCCATCTCGTCGATCTCGATGGTGCCAAGGATGGTAGCCAGGTCAATGGTGAGGCGATCAGAAGGATCGTGGCGGAAACGGGACTCATTTGCCAAGTTGGTGGAGGAGTGCGAAGTGAAGAGACCATTGCACGCCTGCTCGATCTTGGACTGCAGCGGGTTATCGTGGGGACCCGAGCCTTGCGGGATCCCGAATGGTTTGCCGCGATGGCCGAGAAATATCCTCGGCGATTGGTGTTGGGCATCGATGCTCGGGACGGAATGGTCGCGACCGACGGCTGGCTAGAAACCTCTTCGACCACAGCTACCTCGCTGGCTCAGAAAATTGCTGGAATGACCCAGCAAGTGGCAGCCATCGTGTATACCGATATTGCGCGCGATGGAATGCTGTCCGGTCCGAACTTTGAGCAGCTTGCGGAGATGCAACTTGCGACCGATATTCCGATCGTTGCTTCGGGAGGGGTTACCACGCTCGAGGACATCGCCAAATTGCAAGAGCAACGAACTCCTGCAGCCATCGTGGGCCGCGCGATCTACGAGGGGCAACTCGACCTGGCCGAAGTGCTTGCGCGGTGTCCTCAGGTCTAA
- a CDS encoding sialidase family protein has translation MKYLLAACLLAILPVAAQADESERISQLEKIADHALVPPTLNTSPLPDYDYDQLDYGMTIGIDRTPNGRLWACWVAGGDSPKAFFVLATSDDDGESWSKPRLVVDSHSPELPMDRSILVGNLWTDPLGRLWLFFDQSMQMFDGRGGVWATVCDNPDADAPHWSEPLRIWHGVTLNKPTVLSNGEWMLPISLDERGGLHEFSGCFQELDTLRGANVFVSQDQGQTWTRRGMANFPKPDWHEHMIVERQDGSLWMLARTTKGIMESTSTDMGRTWSTPTESAIKHPVARFHLRRIASGRLLLIKHGDSIGSHAGRVQLSAWLSSDDGRTWNGGLVLDERKGISYPDGCQAPDGYLYISYDRNRATDGEILLARFTEQDILAKKLVSPKSKLKLLISRPQAKSKK, from the coding sequence ATGAAATACCTACTCGCTGCCTGCCTACTGGCAATACTTCCGGTCGCTGCACAAGCAGATGAATCCGAACGCATCTCGCAATTGGAGAAAATCGCGGATCACGCACTGGTCCCTCCCACACTTAACACTTCCCCGCTGCCAGATTACGACTACGACCAACTCGATTACGGCATGACTATTGGGATCGATCGTACTCCCAACGGGCGTCTATGGGCTTGCTGGGTAGCAGGCGGCGACAGTCCCAAAGCCTTCTTTGTGCTAGCCACCAGCGATGATGACGGGGAATCGTGGTCCAAACCACGCTTAGTTGTGGATTCTCATTCGCCTGAACTCCCCATGGATCGCAGTATTTTAGTGGGCAACTTATGGACCGACCCGTTGGGGCGTCTATGGTTATTCTTCGACCAATCGATGCAAATGTTTGATGGACGGGGAGGCGTTTGGGCGACGGTGTGCGACAATCCCGATGCCGATGCTCCCCATTGGTCAGAGCCACTGCGCATTTGGCATGGTGTCACGCTCAACAAGCCGACGGTGTTGTCCAATGGAGAGTGGATGTTGCCCATTTCGCTCGATGAGCGGGGCGGACTCCATGAATTTTCGGGCTGTTTCCAAGAGCTCGACACGCTCCGTGGCGCCAATGTTTTTGTCTCGCAGGATCAAGGCCAAACTTGGACCCGACGTGGCATGGCCAATTTCCCCAAGCCGGACTGGCACGAACACATGATCGTCGAGCGTCAGGATGGTTCGCTGTGGATGCTAGCCCGCACCACCAAAGGGATTATGGAATCCACCTCAACCGACATGGGACGCACGTGGTCGACACCTACGGAATCGGCAATCAAACACCCCGTCGCTCGTTTCCACCTGAGGCGAATCGCCTCCGGACGACTCTTGCTGATCAAGCATGGCGATTCTATCGGCAGCCATGCCGGACGAGTACAACTCAGCGCGTGGCTATCTTCCGATGACGGGCGAACGTGGAACGGAGGTCTCGTGCTCGACGAACGGAAAGGGATCTCCTACCCAGACGGCTGTCAGGCGCCGGACGGCTACCTGTACATCTCCTACGATCGCAATCGCGCTACCGACGGAGAAATCCTGCTCGCTCGGTTTACGGAACAAGACATCTTGGCCAAGAAGTTGGTAAGCCCCAAGTCCAAGCTCAAATTGCTCATTTCCAGACCACAAGCGAAATCGAAAAAGTGA
- a CDS encoding DUF1552 domain-containing protein gives MAYFNSGRWCIDRRQMLRGVGASLALPWLNCMTRPGLALAGQPAATKPRRSVFLYIPNGVNTLTWQIAKSGKDYEFTSPLKSLERHRDVVTPISGLHHPMVLGKHHNCDKVWLTGADVPGDGGAFRNSVSADQLMAELQGPFTRFPSLELAIEGHSLAWSRDGIQIPAERNTRNIFNMLCGVEKESPQAIRRRLSRRGSILDVVADDAQRVNQRLGREDRSKLDEYLTAVRQVELRTDRAESWLTIPKPKVSPTDEQRLTRKLDMSQVQEYYRLFYDLMVLALKTDSTRVITCMICSESSGGAIPDIGISQTRHGLSHHNGDPEQLRRLTQTDTFLVEQFSYFLDQLKGHQEEGDSLLDTTQVLWGSGMAYGHSHGNANLPTLLAGGRALGLKHGQHVDFNLPKIGQYNVGDANAHYRICSRPVDENARLSNLLLTMLHRMDVETERFQDSLGTVSEVLT, from the coding sequence ATGGCCTATTTTAACTCTGGCCGCTGGTGTATCGACCGCCGCCAAATGTTACGTGGTGTGGGCGCCTCCCTGGCGCTGCCCTGGTTGAATTGCATGACGCGCCCCGGTCTTGCCTTGGCTGGCCAGCCTGCCGCTACGAAGCCAAGGCGAAGTGTGTTCTTATATATTCCTAATGGTGTTAATACGCTGACTTGGCAGATTGCTAAATCAGGCAAGGACTATGAATTTACGAGTCCCCTCAAGTCGCTAGAGCGGCATCGCGATGTCGTAACGCCTATTAGCGGCTTGCATCACCCGATGGTGTTGGGGAAACACCACAATTGCGACAAAGTATGGCTGACCGGAGCGGACGTTCCAGGCGATGGCGGGGCGTTTCGCAACTCGGTATCTGCCGATCAGTTGATGGCAGAGCTGCAGGGACCCTTCACCCGTTTTCCCTCTTTGGAATTGGCCATTGAGGGGCATTCTCTAGCGTGGTCACGTGACGGTATACAGATTCCTGCAGAGCGGAATACTCGCAACATCTTCAACATGTTATGCGGTGTGGAGAAGGAAAGCCCTCAGGCGATTCGCCGTCGACTCAGTCGTCGAGGCAGTATCCTCGATGTGGTCGCTGACGACGCCCAACGCGTGAACCAGAGGCTGGGGAGGGAAGATCGTAGTAAGCTCGACGAATACCTGACGGCGGTAAGGCAGGTGGAACTTCGGACCGATCGCGCTGAATCTTGGCTCACGATCCCTAAGCCGAAAGTGAGTCCTACCGATGAACAACGCTTGACTCGTAAGCTCGACATGAGTCAGGTGCAGGAGTACTACCGCCTATTCTATGATCTGATGGTCTTGGCATTGAAGACTGATTCGACGCGAGTCATTACCTGCATGATTTGTAGCGAATCGAGCGGGGGGGCAATCCCGGATATTGGAATTTCTCAAACGCGGCATGGCTTGTCGCATCACAATGGAGATCCGGAGCAATTGCGGCGACTGACTCAGACGGATACCTTCCTGGTCGAGCAATTCAGCTATTTCCTCGACCAACTCAAGGGGCATCAAGAGGAGGGGGATTCTTTATTGGATACGACGCAGGTACTCTGGGGCAGCGGGATGGCCTACGGGCATAGCCACGGTAATGCCAATCTACCGACGCTGCTTGCTGGTGGTCGCGCTCTGGGGTTGAAGCATGGGCAACATGTTGATTTCAATCTTCCCAAAATCGGACAGTACAATGTCGGCGATGCGAACGCGCACTATCGCATCTGCTCCCGACCGGTCGACGAGAACGCTCGGCTAAGCAATCTTCTGCTCACGATGTTGCACCGGATGGACGTCGAGACGGAACGCTTTCAAGATAGCCTGGGCACCGTTTCCGAAGTTCTTACGTGA
- a CDS encoding sigma-70 family RNA polymerase sigma factor, translated as MSGTGFSEVPFVETSQLYGVHATQGPHLTDVRDHARFLRLYTTHEAVVRAYVRRLVPGRVDADDVMQEVALVLWAKFGIFRENGDFRNWAFGIARFEVLAWLRDRSRDRLVLDGDVAELIAEEALEDLTSLDQRRTALADCLEKMPLPQRRLLLESYQADCKIQEVAVSSGRSVAGFYQWLHRMRRTLLNCVQQQVAHFSCH; from the coding sequence ATGTCAGGAACAGGTTTCTCAGAGGTACCGTTCGTAGAGACGAGTCAACTGTATGGTGTGCATGCCACTCAGGGCCCGCACCTCACAGATGTTCGAGATCACGCAAGATTTCTGAGGCTGTACACAACGCATGAAGCAGTCGTGCGTGCTTATGTGCGTCGCCTTGTGCCCGGCCGCGTCGACGCTGACGACGTGATGCAGGAGGTGGCGCTAGTCCTCTGGGCAAAGTTTGGCATCTTCCGAGAGAATGGTGATTTCCGCAATTGGGCGTTTGGCATCGCTCGCTTCGAGGTGCTGGCCTGGCTCCGAGATCGAAGTCGAGATCGCCTCGTTCTTGACGGAGACGTTGCCGAGCTCATTGCGGAGGAGGCACTGGAAGACCTTACCAGCCTTGACCAGCGGCGGACAGCGCTGGCCGATTGCTTGGAGAAAATGCCGCTTCCCCAAAGAAGATTGTTGCTGGAGAGTTACCAAGCGGATTGCAAGATTCAAGAAGTTGCGGTTTCCAGCGGACGATCGGTGGCAGGTTTCTATCAGTGGTTGCACCGCATGCGTCGCACCTTACTCAATTGTGTTCAACAGCAGGTTGCGCATTTCTCATGTCATTGA
- a CDS encoding carboxypeptidase-like regulatory domain-containing protein: protein MLQQNWVTVCCLFVLMGFVGCSGGRSENPDWPERIPVSGVVTYQGDPVEGAEVTFTNTAASSTGAGKTDSGGRFYLTTYVERDGVVPGQQAVAIRCVEVIDNTPEGTDLSAGGVAATPEVKWLVPKIYSNSSKSGLSADVSEAGTNEFTFDLK, encoded by the coding sequence ATGCTCCAACAGAACTGGGTGACTGTCTGCTGTTTGTTTGTACTTATGGGGTTCGTCGGGTGCTCTGGTGGGAGAAGTGAGAATCCCGATTGGCCCGAGCGAATTCCGGTCTCGGGAGTCGTTACCTATCAAGGAGATCCTGTCGAAGGTGCGGAGGTAACGTTCACCAATACTGCCGCGAGTTCCACCGGTGCTGGCAAGACAGACAGTGGTGGGCGGTTCTATCTGACGACCTACGTGGAACGCGATGGTGTCGTGCCCGGACAACAGGCGGTTGCCATTCGATGTGTCGAAGTCATCGACAACACGCCGGAAGGGACGGATCTCTCGGCCGGGGGCGTTGCGGCCACGCCAGAGGTCAAGTGGCTCGTCCCCAAAATCTATTCCAACTCCTCTAAATCGGGTTTGTCGGCGGATGTTTCCGAGGCTGGGACCAACGAATTTACCTTTGATTTGAAGTGA